One Drosophila virilis strain 15010-1051.87 chromosome 5, Dvir_AGI_RSII-ME, whole genome shotgun sequence DNA window includes the following coding sequences:
- the robl gene encoding dynein light chain roadblock-type 2 yields the protein MSQEVEETLKRIQSHKGVVGTIVVNNEGIPVKSTLDNTTTVQYAGLMSQLADKARSVVRDLDPSNDMTFLRVRSKKHEIMVAPDKDFILIVIQNPTD from the exons TCGCAAGAAGTCGAAGAAACGTTGAAACGAATCCAAAGCCATAAAGGGGTCGTCGGCACGATTGTCGTCAACAATGAAG GTATTCCAGTTAAGTCGACTCTCGACAACACGACGACCGTTCAATACGCGGGCCTGATGAGTCAACTAGCCGACAAAGCTCGCAGTGTGGTGCGCGATCTGGACCCATCCAACGATATGACATTCCTTCGAGTACGCTCCAAAAAACACGAAATCATGGTTGCTCCCGACAAGGATTTTATTCTTATTGTTATTCAAAATCCAACCGATTAA